One segment of Cerasicoccus sp. TK19100 DNA contains the following:
- a CDS encoding discoidin domain-containing protein, with the protein MNYSRIFKPGLGALSLLAASVASGQTNLALNQPATASSSQVGLTTTEVNDGNLGTRWGSDWSDPQWIYIDLGSVQSIGDVELVWEGAFASHYFIQTSDDASTWSDVAEITDGNGGTDTITVGADARYVRMYGTERGSGYGYSLWEFAIYDEVSEPPPSNDDLAEGQPTYASSFEGAYTEALATDGDPSTRWGSSFEDDEWIYVDLGETKSVERVVLRWEAAYGSGYVIQVSDDATNWTDAYTETAGDGGEDDITLATPADGRYVRMQGVTRGSPWGYSLWDFEVYGDDGSPPQPSGDLAAGKTVVASSEADPVGLPKDAAVDEDSLTRWASAESDTEWIYVDLGAALTFDRVVLNWEAAFGSAYIIQVSDDASNWTDVATINNGDGGLDEVTFAETTAQYVRVQGVTRGTIYGYSLWDFEVYFDDDNVEPGGPIDVPLVGPYVEFIDLNLSPDTNNSENEIRVQNLIVDRVLNYDIGTTITVTKDFVSLGPDNDLDISAVDSQGNNVSGFPLTITVYEGLVLTVEVVQVGNGDDLAFGKPIVASSSQDAGLAADFANDGDSATRWGSLENDNEWIYIDLGAVYNFKRVLLSWETAYGSAYNIDVSDDAQNWTTALSVTNGNGQIDDLELDATGRYVRMQGITRGSAYGYSLFDFEVYEEAGYNPDDIIDDPYTAPDAPELSGSFALQSPADNAMINSTRTPTLSWDAVAGATRYDVYMNITKEDYDFTQPGSLLERYTKVGESSTTSFTLASELPDRWTYKWYVVAIDGVSDPRSDIHTFSLYLPNVEQVDDGISLINGMRDLNKSGTIEPYEDWTQPIDTRVDDLLARMTLQEKAMQMFFDGQTYPTAGFHFGPLTPVDEEAMQLSNAATRLGIPAITTGDTIHGYKTTFPTQSALGAMKNYALIRELGDMQRREQIAVGARGTLSPLAEVGTKVLYPRIQEGCGEDADVAAAMVRAILVGLQAGPELNPQSLWVTTKHWPGQGAGGEQQMVYDGTTVHYHMRPWHAAIEAGTGGIMPGYGGTQLFGPSEAGAGDNPYILAYLREELGYEGLICSDWLPSGAWVGSAIAGSDVMGGAAPSVMGDFATEVPEATIDEHVRRILDMKFRLGIFENPYGDYAYGEGEWFTPHNYDLAVQAAREAMTLMTNNGVLPLDLPVGSDIVVTGPFADTGNQWSIWTSGFHDYSGAQTPFDAIAERGAQAGLNVYLDNAPETPDLAVVVVGEPSYTHGTSWANEEPYLPAAQTAIIQNYLNQNVPVVVAYVMARPCVLNSAELSADALLLTYRAGDGGGTALAQVLFGDYVPTGTIPWQLPRSMAQIGTDSQQNQVEEWDIPYDIGATQAERDEIRALIAAGQPVPPIYGDPLFQYGYGLQNYGYTDTTPPTAPVLQVPANGGSFGPDLPSFSWAASADGESGVRHYEVYVDGVKVHTTKGTTWDHRNLPLSNALHTWEVRAVNWAGLEQSSGPFNFTLNDTTAPPAFSLIAPENGVNVVAGAPLSFFWQDVVDTGSGVAFFELYYDGVKQGEFAPVAPLTENANVALDRPYVTSSTNQGTFDAATDGDPTTRWSSDAFAPQSLTIDLGADYLVNRVLLQWEAAYGSEYRIEASVDGVTWNELYYTNTGDGGVDDLTGLSGVARYLNVQCLTTPTPYGFSLWEVEVYGDLVNGATMASPGAGAHNWTVRAVNGAGQATDASETWSVTGQ; encoded by the coding sequence ATGAATTATTCTCGTATATTTAAACCGGGCCTTGGCGCTCTTTCGTTGCTCGCTGCGTCCGTCGCCAGCGGGCAAACCAATCTGGCGCTAAATCAGCCCGCGACCGCATCCAGCTCGCAAGTTGGATTGACCACGACCGAAGTGAACGACGGCAACCTTGGCACGCGCTGGGGTAGCGACTGGTCGGACCCGCAATGGATTTATATCGACCTCGGCTCAGTGCAATCCATTGGCGATGTCGAGCTGGTCTGGGAAGGTGCTTTTGCCTCCCATTACTTTATACAAACTTCAGACGACGCGTCGACATGGAGCGATGTCGCGGAAATAACCGATGGCAACGGCGGCACGGACACGATTACCGTCGGTGCCGATGCACGCTACGTGCGCATGTACGGTACGGAGCGCGGCAGTGGCTACGGCTACTCGCTATGGGAGTTTGCTATCTATGACGAAGTTAGCGAACCACCGCCCAGCAATGATGACCTCGCCGAAGGCCAGCCCACATATGCCTCTAGTTTTGAGGGGGCTTACACCGAAGCACTGGCCACCGATGGCGATCCGTCGACGCGTTGGGGCAGCTCCTTTGAGGACGATGAATGGATTTATGTCGATCTCGGCGAAACGAAATCCGTCGAGCGCGTGGTGCTCCGTTGGGAGGCTGCCTATGGCTCGGGCTACGTGATCCAGGTGTCCGATGATGCGACGAACTGGACCGATGCTTACACCGAAACTGCAGGCGACGGCGGCGAGGATGACATTACTCTGGCAACGCCTGCTGATGGCCGCTACGTCCGGATGCAGGGCGTGACGCGTGGTTCGCCGTGGGGCTATTCGCTGTGGGACTTTGAAGTTTATGGTGATGACGGATCCCCTCCGCAGCCCAGTGGTGATCTGGCCGCAGGCAAAACCGTAGTCGCATCCTCGGAAGCTGATCCCGTCGGTCTGCCCAAGGATGCCGCGGTCGACGAGGACAGCCTGACGCGTTGGGCTTCTGCGGAATCCGATACGGAGTGGATTTACGTCGACCTTGGCGCCGCACTGACCTTTGACCGCGTCGTGCTCAACTGGGAAGCCGCTTTCGGTTCGGCTTATATCATTCAGGTTTCTGATGATGCTTCGAACTGGACTGATGTTGCCACGATCAACAATGGCGATGGTGGCTTGGACGAAGTAACTTTTGCCGAAACCACGGCGCAGTATGTGCGCGTGCAGGGCGTGACGCGCGGCACGATTTATGGCTACTCGCTGTGGGATTTTGAAGTTTATTTCGACGACGATAATGTCGAGCCGGGCGGCCCGATTGACGTGCCGCTCGTCGGCCCTTACGTCGAGTTTATTGACTTAAACTTGTCGCCTGATACGAACAACAGCGAAAACGAAATTCGCGTGCAAAACCTCATCGTTGACCGGGTGCTTAATTACGATATCGGCACGACGATCACCGTTACCAAGGACTTCGTTAGTCTCGGGCCAGACAACGATCTGGACATCAGCGCGGTGGATTCGCAGGGAAATAACGTGAGTGGCTTTCCGCTGACGATTACCGTTTACGAGGGCCTCGTGCTGACGGTCGAAGTGGTGCAAGTTGGCAACGGTGACGACTTGGCCTTTGGTAAACCCATTGTGGCGTCATCGAGTCAGGATGCTGGTTTGGCTGCGGACTTCGCAAACGACGGCGACAGCGCCACGCGCTGGGGCTCGCTCGAAAATGACAATGAATGGATCTACATCGACCTTGGCGCCGTTTATAATTTCAAGCGCGTCTTGCTGAGCTGGGAAACGGCTTACGGCAGCGCCTATAATATCGATGTTTCCGACGATGCACAGAATTGGACGACGGCGCTTAGCGTTACCAACGGCAATGGTCAAATCGACGACTTAGAACTCGATGCAACGGGCCGCTACGTGCGTATGCAGGGCATTACTCGCGGCAGTGCTTATGGCTATTCGCTCTTCGATTTCGAAGTGTATGAAGAAGCCGGTTACAATCCCGATGACATCATTGACGATCCTTACACCGCGCCCGATGCGCCGGAGCTGAGCGGAAGCTTTGCATTACAAAGTCCGGCCGACAATGCGATGATTAACAGCACCCGCACGCCGACCTTGAGCTGGGATGCGGTCGCCGGTGCCACGCGCTACGATGTGTATATGAACATCACCAAGGAGGACTACGACTTCACGCAACCGGGTTCCTTGTTGGAGCGTTACACCAAAGTTGGCGAGTCGAGCACGACCAGCTTTACTTTGGCTAGTGAGTTGCCGGACCGCTGGACTTACAAGTGGTATGTTGTCGCCATTGATGGCGTGAGTGATCCGCGTTCGGACATCCACACATTCAGCCTTTATCTGCCAAACGTCGAGCAGGTGGACGATGGAATCAGCCTCATTAACGGGATGCGCGACTTGAATAAAAGCGGCACGATCGAACCCTACGAAGACTGGACACAGCCTATTGACACCCGTGTTGACGATTTGCTTGCGCGTATGACACTGCAAGAAAAGGCAATGCAGATGTTCTTTGACGGGCAGACGTATCCGACGGCAGGTTTTCACTTCGGCCCGCTGACACCGGTCGACGAAGAGGCGATGCAGCTCAGCAATGCCGCGACGCGACTCGGCATTCCGGCAATCACGACGGGCGACACCATTCACGGCTACAAGACGACGTTCCCGACGCAGTCTGCACTCGGCGCGATGAAGAACTACGCGCTTATCCGTGAGCTGGGCGACATGCAGCGACGCGAGCAAATCGCGGTTGGCGCGCGTGGTACTTTGTCGCCGCTCGCAGAGGTCGGCACGAAGGTGCTTTACCCGCGCATTCAAGAAGGTTGTGGTGAAGACGCCGATGTTGCCGCCGCAATGGTGCGCGCAATTCTGGTTGGCTTGCAGGCCGGTCCGGAGCTGAACCCGCAATCACTCTGGGTGACCACGAAGCATTGGCCGGGGCAGGGTGCCGGTGGTGAACAGCAGATGGTCTATGATGGCACGACGGTGCACTACCATATGCGTCCGTGGCACGCGGCGATTGAGGCTGGCACGGGCGGGATTATGCCTGGCTATGGCGGCACGCAGCTGTTTGGTCCAAGCGAAGCCGGGGCAGGGGATAACCCGTACATCCTGGCTTACCTCCGTGAAGAGCTGGGCTACGAGGGCCTGATCTGCAGTGACTGGCTCCCGAGTGGCGCTTGGGTGGGCTCCGCGATTGCGGGCTCCGATGTCATGGGCGGCGCTGCGCCGTCCGTCATGGGCGATTTTGCGACCGAAGTTCCGGAAGCCACGATCGACGAACACGTCCGCCGTATTCTCGATATGAAATTTCGCCTGGGAATTTTCGAAAATCCCTATGGTGACTACGCGTATGGCGAAGGCGAATGGTTCACACCGCATAACTACGATCTCGCTGTTCAGGCCGCACGCGAGGCCATGACGTTAATGACGAACAACGGCGTGCTGCCGCTCGATTTACCCGTAGGCAGCGATATCGTGGTGACTGGACCATTTGCCGACACCGGCAACCAGTGGTCGATCTGGACCAGCGGTTTCCACGACTACTCTGGCGCGCAAACTCCGTTTGACGCGATAGCTGAGCGAGGCGCGCAGGCCGGGCTCAATGTTTATTTGGACAACGCTCCAGAGACGCCGGACTTGGCGGTGGTGGTCGTTGGTGAGCCGTCCTACACGCACGGCACCTCGTGGGCCAACGAAGAGCCTTATCTGCCTGCCGCGCAAACGGCGATCATTCAGAACTACCTGAATCAAAATGTCCCTGTGGTCGTGGCTTATGTGATGGCGCGTCCCTGCGTATTGAATTCAGCAGAGCTCAGCGCGGATGCCTTGTTGTTAACTTACCGTGCTGGTGACGGCGGTGGCACGGCGCTCGCTCAGGTATTGTTTGGCGACTACGTTCCGACCGGCACGATACCGTGGCAATTGCCACGCTCGATGGCTCAAATTGGCACGGATAGTCAGCAGAACCAAGTCGAAGAGTGGGACATTCCTTACGACATCGGGGCGACCCAAGCCGAGCGCGACGAGATCCGTGCGCTGATCGCTGCGGGCCAACCCGTGCCGCCAATCTATGGCGATCCGTTGTTCCAATATGGCTATGGTCTGCAAAACTATGGTTACACCGACACCACTCCACCGACCGCACCAGTGCTACAGGTGCCCGCAAACGGCGGATCGTTCGGCCCGGACTTACCGTCGTTTAGTTGGGCGGCCAGCGCGGATGGCGAATCAGGTGTGCGCCATTACGAAGTCTATGTTGATGGAGTGAAGGTGCATACGACGAAGGGCACGACCTGGGATCACCGGAATCTGCCGCTTTCGAACGCACTCCACACTTGGGAGGTGCGCGCCGTCAATTGGGCCGGACTGGAGCAGTCTTCGGGGCCGTTTAATTTCACGCTGAACGACACGACGGCACCGCCAGCGTTCTCACTGATCGCGCCGGAGAATGGTGTTAACGTCGTTGCGGGCGCGCCCTTGTCATTTTTCTGGCAGGACGTGGTCGACACCGGTAGCGGTGTCGCGTTCTTCGAGCTCTATTACGATGGCGTGAAGCAGGGCGAGTTCGCTCCGGTTGCTCCTTTAACGGAAAATGCCAATGTCGCGCTCGACCGGCCGTATGTGACCTCGTCCACGAATCAGGGAACGTTCGATGCGGCCACCGATGGTGATCCGACTACGCGTTGGTCGAGCGATGCATTTGCGCCTCAGTCGCTGACCATCGACCTCGGGGCGGATTATCTTGTCAACCGCGTGTTGCTCCAGTGGGAGGCCGCCTACGGCTCGGAATACCGGATCGAGGCGTCCGTCGATGGCGTGACTTGGAATGAACTGTACTACACGAATACCGGTGACGGCGGGGTGGACGATCTAACCGGGTTGTCCGGCGTCGCGCGCTACCTGAACGTGCAATGCCTGACCACGCCGACACCGTATGGCTTCTCCCTGTGGGAAGTCGAGGTTTACGGCGATCTCGTCAATGGCGCGACCATGGCATCACCGGGCGCGGGCGCTCACAACTGGACGGTGCGCGCGGTAAACGGCGCAGGCCAAGCAACCGACGCCAGCGAGACGTGGAGCGTGACCGGCCAATAG
- a CDS encoding discoidin domain-containing protein, which produces MKRLLCTPHWSFLGRFAAATTALTLAQLAYLHAQQAVPVGAGSYAEYTPEHEDIVGGEDIDLVTAFLNRQLYIHPSKAGEPVPTNDWWTDLIFNQYSGNMWPYPLSVQTNASGVNVYFPIEFSASGTDMLTEFPIAVGGQASIVLGPGDTILADFEGAGWPSGWSTTGTAFGSGPAAGSVSGQSLVTNFNGAGLANSFHGGDGSTGALTSPTFTVNAQYIHALVGGGNHPGAAEVRLVVGGNVVRAATGVNSENLAWQTWDVSEFNGQSAYVEVIDNVTGGWGHIMADQIVMTNDADPAVKFSTDFAPASAVALDWSDWHVQMRLEQNANAYYDVTMGHGLPFVWVEATGVSPLLTIDASAVFRDAAGNVIALPYTGAAISVEVQGRSFGLHAPDGTTFEDANGELLVNFGSGSYLVVSALPSYTALGAFDAYAYAIPRDTAMNWTYNPAGGFVRTNWNVTAQALKGGNTTVLQGWIPHHYRETDNNLSFTGDSYTTPRGKLKLTASNTAQIDFPFTGILPNLPAPTQIGGTHDYSPERMEFYLDQYATKTDYGGDTYWGGKSLTQYGDYMTIAADLGTDHVEALKASLTTALEDWFTYDGVETEKYFARYDGYKALVGFNESYGSSQFTDHHFHYGYFTRSAALLGLQDPQFLADYGEMVTLVAKQYANWDRNDTDFPFLRTFDPWHGHSYAGGTSAGNGNNQESSSESIQSWCGLFLLGQAMNDSDMTAAGAMGYAIERLAIKEYWTDYHGNPDATNPVLGDGSTFPVEYGHEYAGIVFDSGTAYATFFSGDPGWMYGIQWLPIQPGLAYMGEDPAFAKSQMNSMIQDRVPTMAGAARGVIRDYNLAPAQTEWHNGDTAGALAKFAGAIKLAYDHNPTYTLAQSGNPLYVNGQLSFTVEPDGAITLDPTIWSAGTLANYPNLVPPTIGQPLEGWPMYDYLYTNYTYDVNYLEDKWEFEVLNYQSGVDTEQAKKVIGDWGVGLGNVILGYMAHYDANLVAELMDEFYADGHPIGIANDTSGLTYYYTHALRSLGHIVYDRYTDIPTSQVFYNPSTGVYSYAVYNPSNVEQTATVYSTSGAVIGSFPVPAKKVVQHKLDQALNSLQISASNPAATFTPGSTVQFSVTGFDQYEATHQLTNVSWSVNAGGSINGAGLFTATSNADPVVVTVTADGLQETYTFRVGDAPYLADIAITPEFARVEASSTQTFSAAGLDQYGDPVDLVGLVWAVDGGGSIDANGVFTSNGTTGAYYVIADNGNASQTALFAVHPPLQNVAAGKTATASSAVGPPGEAPLAVDENAATRWESAHGNDDEWFQVDLGVTFDIERIVIDWEGAYASEYELQVSDDGANWTTILTVEKANANDDNLAVEASARYVRFQGIDRALDYGYSFFEFEVYGSEGADAIEGAQLFLNPTDVDLLNGMSTDFDAYVFDANWNGGETSQINWSADTGNIDVNGVYTATQEGGPFTVTATFTGTVAGGGSLADTATVNVSGGGAYVNVAPNGTATASSEENGAMSASAAIDESLATRWSSAFEDDEYITVDLGASTYIDSVILRWEGAYGSAYHIQLSDDGTNFSNAVSVTGGDGGEDDLPVGTSGRYVRMQGVTRATGWGYSLWEFEIYAQGTPPPPGGNLAEGQPAFASSNEGAYIADAAVDGDGGTRWSSEFEDDEWVYVDLGSTQTISQVVLNWEGAYGLHYKIQVSNDASTWSDLIEVTNGDGGEDDLSVSGSGRYVRMLGIDRATPWGYSLWEFEVY; this is translated from the coding sequence ATGAAAAGACTACTGTGCACCCCGCATTGGAGCTTTCTGGGCCGCTTTGCCGCGGCGACGACAGCTCTTACGCTAGCTCAGTTGGCTTATCTTCACGCGCAGCAAGCGGTGCCCGTTGGCGCTGGCAGCTACGCGGAATATACGCCCGAGCATGAAGACATCGTCGGCGGCGAAGACATCGATCTCGTCACCGCCTTCCTGAACCGCCAACTCTACATCCACCCGTCCAAGGCCGGTGAGCCTGTGCCGACCAACGACTGGTGGACGGATCTGATTTTTAACCAATACTCCGGCAATATGTGGCCTTACCCGCTTTCGGTGCAGACCAATGCGTCGGGAGTAAATGTCTATTTTCCCATCGAGTTTTCTGCCTCGGGCACCGACATGCTGACGGAGTTTCCGATCGCTGTCGGCGGGCAGGCTTCTATCGTTCTTGGACCGGGTGATACCATACTCGCCGATTTTGAAGGCGCTGGCTGGCCATCCGGTTGGAGCACCACCGGCACGGCCTTTGGCAGCGGACCGGCAGCGGGTTCCGTTTCCGGACAATCCTTAGTTACGAACTTCAACGGCGCCGGGTTAGCGAATTCCTTCCACGGGGGCGATGGTTCAACGGGGGCGCTGACCTCGCCAACCTTCACCGTGAATGCGCAATACATTCACGCGTTGGTCGGTGGTGGAAATCACCCCGGCGCCGCGGAAGTTCGACTCGTGGTCGGCGGTAATGTCGTCCGCGCAGCTACAGGCGTGAACTCGGAAAACCTCGCGTGGCAAACATGGGACGTGTCCGAGTTCAACGGGCAATCCGCCTACGTCGAAGTCATTGACAACGTCACCGGTGGCTGGGGCCACATCATGGCTGATCAGATCGTCATGACGAATGACGCGGACCCGGCGGTAAAATTCAGCACCGACTTTGCGCCCGCCAGCGCGGTCGCCTTGGATTGGTCCGACTGGCATGTGCAAATGCGCCTGGAGCAAAACGCCAACGCCTACTACGACGTAACGATGGGCCATGGCCTGCCGTTTGTCTGGGTGGAAGCGACCGGCGTTTCTCCGCTGCTCACCATCGACGCCTCCGCCGTTTTCCGTGATGCCGCGGGCAACGTGATTGCGCTGCCATACACCGGCGCGGCAATTTCGGTGGAAGTGCAGGGCCGGTCCTTTGGCTTGCACGCTCCTGATGGCACGACGTTCGAAGACGCCAATGGCGAACTGCTGGTTAACTTCGGCAGTGGCAGCTACTTAGTTGTCAGTGCGTTGCCGAGCTACACCGCGCTCGGTGCCTTCGACGCCTATGCCTATGCGATCCCGCGCGACACCGCGATGAACTGGACTTACAATCCGGCTGGCGGCTTTGTCCGCACGAATTGGAACGTCACCGCGCAAGCGCTCAAAGGCGGCAATACGACAGTCTTGCAGGGTTGGATTCCGCATCACTATCGCGAGACGGATAACAACCTCAGTTTCACCGGCGACAGTTATACGACCCCGCGTGGTAAGCTGAAGCTAACGGCCTCGAACACCGCGCAGATCGACTTCCCGTTCACGGGCATTTTGCCGAATCTGCCGGCCCCAACTCAGATCGGTGGGACACATGATTACTCACCCGAGCGCATGGAATTCTACCTCGACCAGTATGCCACCAAGACCGACTACGGCGGTGACACCTACTGGGGCGGCAAGAGCCTCACGCAATACGGCGACTACATGACCATCGCGGCCGACCTCGGCACGGATCATGTCGAAGCGCTTAAGGCTTCTCTGACGACTGCGCTGGAAGATTGGTTCACCTACGACGGCGTCGAAACGGAAAAATACTTTGCCCGTTACGACGGCTACAAAGCGTTGGTTGGCTTTAACGAATCCTACGGTTCATCGCAGTTCACTGACCACCATTTCCACTACGGTTACTTCACGCGTTCGGCCGCGCTGCTTGGGTTGCAAGATCCGCAGTTTCTTGCTGACTACGGCGAGATGGTAACCCTCGTTGCCAAGCAATATGCCAACTGGGATCGCAACGATACAGACTTCCCGTTCTTGCGTACCTTTGACCCTTGGCACGGCCATTCTTATGCGGGTGGCACCAGCGCGGGCAACGGCAATAACCAGGAGTCGAGCTCTGAGTCGATTCAATCCTGGTGCGGTCTCTTCTTGCTTGGCCAAGCCATGAACGATAGCGACATGACCGCCGCTGGTGCCATGGGCTACGCGATTGAACGCCTTGCGATCAAAGAATACTGGACCGACTACCACGGCAATCCCGATGCCACGAATCCTGTTCTCGGCGACGGCAGTACCTTCCCGGTGGAATACGGCCATGAGTATGCGGGCATCGTCTTCGACAGCGGCACCGCGTATGCGACATTCTTTAGTGGCGATCCTGGCTGGATGTATGGCATCCAGTGGCTGCCGATTCAGCCTGGCCTCGCATATATGGGTGAAGATCCGGCCTTTGCGAAGTCGCAAATGAACTCCATGATTCAAGACCGCGTGCCGACCATGGCTGGTGCTGCCCGTGGTGTTATCCGCGACTACAACCTCGCACCTGCGCAAACCGAATGGCACAACGGCGACACCGCTGGCGCGCTGGCGAAGTTTGCTGGTGCGATCAAGCTGGCCTACGATCACAACCCGACCTACACGCTCGCGCAAAGTGGCAACCCGCTTTACGTGAATGGTCAGTTGAGCTTCACCGTGGAGCCCGATGGTGCCATCACGCTTGACCCGACGATCTGGTCCGCCGGCACACTGGCGAACTATCCGAACCTCGTGCCGCCGACCATTGGTCAGCCGCTCGAAGGTTGGCCGATGTATGATTACCTCTACACGAACTACACCTACGATGTAAATTACCTCGAGGACAAGTGGGAGTTTGAGGTGCTCAACTACCAAAGCGGCGTTGATACCGAGCAGGCTAAGAAGGTCATCGGTGACTGGGGCGTGGGACTCGGAAATGTAATCCTTGGCTATATGGCGCACTACGATGCGAACCTCGTTGCTGAGCTCATGGACGAGTTCTATGCGGACGGTCACCCGATCGGCATCGCCAACGACACCAGCGGCCTCACTTATTACTACACGCACGCGCTCCGTTCGCTGGGCCACATCGTTTACGATCGTTACACGGACATCCCGACCAGCCAGGTCTTCTACAATCCGTCGACCGGCGTTTATAGCTACGCGGTTTACAACCCGAGCAACGTCGAGCAAACCGCCACGGTTTATAGCACCAGCGGTGCGGTCATTGGATCGTTCCCGGTCCCGGCGAAAAAGGTCGTGCAGCACAAGCTCGACCAAGCGTTGAACTCGTTGCAAATCTCTGCATCGAATCCGGCCGCTACGTTTACACCTGGCTCCACGGTGCAGTTCTCCGTAACCGGTTTCGACCAATACGAAGCCACACATCAGCTGACCAATGTTAGCTGGTCGGTAAATGCCGGCGGCTCGATCAACGGGGCAGGGCTGTTTACCGCCACGTCGAATGCCGACCCGGTAGTGGTCACGGTCACCGCCGATGGTTTGCAGGAAACTTATACGTTCCGTGTGGGCGACGCGCCTTACCTGGCAGACATCGCCATTACGCCGGAGTTCGCCCGCGTCGAAGCTAGCAGCACGCAGACATTCTCTGCTGCGGGCCTCGACCAATACGGCGACCCAGTGGACCTCGTGGGCCTCGTGTGGGCTGTCGATGGTGGCGGCTCGATTGATGCCAATGGCGTGTTCACCTCCAACGGAACAACGGGTGCTTACTACGTGATTGCCGACAATGGCAATGCATCGCAGACCGCGCTGTTTGCCGTGCATCCGCCGCTACAAAACGTGGCTGCTGGTAAGACCGCTACAGCTTCGAGCGCCGTTGGTCCTCCGGGCGAAGCGCCACTGGCCGTCGATGAAAATGCCGCGACCCGTTGGGAAAGCGCACATGGCAACGACGATGAATGGTTCCAGGTCGACTTGGGCGTCACCTTCGACATTGAGCGCATCGTGATCGATTGGGAAGGTGCCTATGCCAGCGAATATGAGCTGCAAGTTTCCGACGATGGCGCGAACTGGACTACGATTCTGACCGTGGAAAAAGCGAATGCCAATGACGACAATCTCGCCGTTGAAGCCAGCGCACGCTACGTTCGCTTCCAGGGTATCGACCGTGCGCTCGACTACGGTTATTCGTTCTTTGAGTTCGAGGTTTACGGTTCGGAGGGTGCTGACGCCATCGAAGGCGCACAGTTGTTCCTGAACCCGACCGACGTGGATTTGCTCAACGGTATGTCCACGGACTTCGATGCCTACGTGTTCGATGCGAATTGGAACGGCGGCGAAACGAGCCAGATAAACTGGTCTGCTGACACCGGCAATATTGACGTCAACGGTGTTTACACCGCGACCCAGGAAGGCGGCCCGTTTACGGTCACTGCGACTTTCACGGGCACGGTGGCTGGTGGGGGCTCGCTCGCCGATACGGCCACGGTTAATGTGTCCGGTGGTGGCGCGTATGTAAACGTAGCGCCAAACGGAACGGCTACCGCATCGTCGGAAGAAAACGGCGCGATGTCGGCTTCTGCCGCGATCGACGAAAGCCTGGCTACGCGTTGGTCATCTGCGTTTGAAGACGATGAATACATCACCGTCGACCTGGGCGCATCGACCTACATTGATTCCGTCATCCTGCGTTGGGAAGGTGCCTATGGTTCGGCTTACCACATCCAACTATCCGACGACGGAACGAACTTCAGTAACGCAGTCAGCGTAACTGGTGGTGACGGCGGAGAAGACGATCTTCCCGTTGGCACCAGTGGCCGCTACGTTCGCATGCAGGGCGTCACCCGTGCCACCGGCTGGGGCTATTCGCTTTGGGAGTTCGAGATCTACGCGCAAGGCACACCACCGCCTCCGGGTGGCAATTTGGCCGAAGGTCAGCCCGCGTTCGCCTCTTCCAATGAGGGCGCTTACATTGCCGATGCTGCAGTCGATGGTGATGGCGGCACCCGCTGGTCCAGTGAGTTCGAAGACGATGAATGGGTCTACGTGGACCTCGGCTCTACGCAGACAATTTCCCAAGTCGTGCTGAACTGGGAAGGTGCCTATGGATTGCATTACAAGATTCAGGTATCCAATGACGCCTCGACTTGGAGCGACTTGATCGAAGTCACCAACGGCGACGGCGGTGAAGACGATTTGTCGGTCTCCGGCAGTGGTCGCTACGTGCGCATGCTCGGAATCGACCGCGCTACGCCATGGGGCTACTCGCTGTGGGAGTTTGAAGTCTATTAA